A window from Rhodothermales bacterium encodes these proteins:
- a CDS encoding DNA-directed RNA polymerase subunit omega, whose translation MSIKTLDMDALAAQTGNVFESVAITAKRSRQVASKIKQELDNKLAYFEGFEPELEDPRFQEEQRRISVEFETRPEPTEIAIQGMLEGDIYYREATEEHGEFEDDNSLI comes from the coding sequence ATGTCCATCAAAACCCTCGATATGGACGCTCTTGCCGCTCAGACGGGCAACGTTTTTGAGTCCGTGGCGATTACGGCGAAGCGATCCCGGCAGGTTGCCTCGAAGATCAAGCAGGAACTGGATAACAAGCTTGCGTACTTCGAAGGTTTTGAGCCGGAATTGGAGGACCCGCGATTCCAGGAGGAGCAGAGAAGGATATCCGTCGAGTTCGAAACGCGACCCGAGCCGACCGAAATTGCCATCCAGGGTATGCTTGAAGGCGATATCTACTATCGTGAGGCGACGGAAGAGCATGGTGAATTC
- a CDS encoding efflux RND transporter periplasmic adaptor subunit, with protein MAKKKNTTRTIILIIVALVVLLVAAGIGANLLFGGGKKAVEVEVVDVEARSITQVVTASGKIQPEVEVKISPDVSGEIVDLRVKEGDPVTRGQLLLRIDPDFYEAQVEQAKAMVLQGKATEAQRRADMLNSELELNRQNKLFETNAISESAVQSAQTAFAVSSAGLEAAQYSVQSAEARLKEAQEQLAKTVVYAPMSGTVSKLDVELGERVVGTSQFAGTEAMRIAQLSQMELEVDVNENDVVNVSIGDSARIEVDAYPEQNFLGVVTEIANSARVTGAGTQEQVTNFPVKIRVLAPHNVTASAASTQISSRETEPEGPVPNLRPGMSGTVDVYTKTVDDVIAVPIQAVTVRDANKLKRDALRRERRGSRGADADSVDWKALEEENLQKVVFVIAEGKASMVRVETGISDDTHIQITSGLDGGEKAIIGPYRVVSRTLTPDDPVEEKSSGPGTSGPSEDNDS; from the coding sequence ATGGCAAAAAAGAAGAACACTACGCGAACGATCATCCTGATCATCGTTGCTCTCGTTGTACTTCTGGTCGCCGCAGGCATCGGAGCGAATCTGCTGTTCGGCGGCGGCAAGAAAGCGGTAGAAGTCGAGGTGGTCGACGTCGAGGCGCGTAGCATTACCCAGGTCGTGACGGCGTCCGGTAAGATTCAGCCGGAGGTGGAGGTCAAGATCTCGCCTGACGTCTCCGGAGAGATCGTCGATCTGAGAGTCAAGGAAGGAGACCCGGTCACGCGAGGCCAGCTGCTGCTTCGGATTGACCCCGATTTCTACGAAGCCCAGGTTGAGCAGGCGAAGGCGATGGTGCTTCAAGGGAAGGCAACCGAGGCGCAGCGGCGAGCCGATATGCTGAACTCGGAGTTGGAGCTCAATCGGCAGAACAAGCTGTTCGAAACCAACGCAATCTCGGAGAGCGCCGTTCAAAGTGCGCAGACGGCGTTCGCGGTTTCGTCAGCCGGATTAGAGGCTGCGCAATACTCCGTCCAAAGCGCTGAGGCCCGGCTAAAGGAGGCACAGGAGCAGCTGGCCAAGACGGTCGTATACGCGCCGATGAGCGGCACAGTGAGCAAGCTGGATGTCGAACTTGGAGAGCGAGTCGTCGGCACGAGCCAGTTCGCAGGAACTGAGGCGATGAGAATCGCACAGTTGAGTCAAATGGAACTCGAGGTCGACGTCAACGAGAACGATGTCGTCAACGTATCGATCGGTGACTCCGCTCGAATAGAGGTCGATGCCTATCCGGAGCAGAACTTTCTTGGAGTTGTTACGGAGATAGCAAACTCTGCGCGGGTTACCGGTGCAGGGACCCAGGAGCAGGTCACGAACTTCCCGGTCAAAATCAGGGTACTCGCGCCCCACAATGTGACCGCATCTGCGGCCTCGACACAGATCAGTTCACGGGAGACCGAGCCCGAGGGCCCCGTCCCCAATTTGCGTCCGGGAATGAGTGGCACCGTGGACGTGTATACGAAGACGGTTGATGACGTCATCGCAGTTCCGATTCAGGCCGTGACAGTGCGCGATGCTAACAAACTGAAAAGGGATGCGCTACGCCGCGAGCGCCGGGGCTCGCGCGGTGCAGACGCTGATTCGGTCGACTGGAAGGCGCTTGAGGAGGAGAATTTGCAAAAGGTGGTATTCGTCATCGCCGAAGGCAAGGCCAGCATGGTGCGCGTGGAAACCGGTATCTCCGATGACACGCATATCCAGATCACCTCCGGGCTCGATGGCGGTGAGAAAGCGATCATCGGCCCGTACCGGGTCGTCAGCCGGACGCTCACACCCGATGATCCGGTGGAAGAAAAGAGTAGTGGTCCGGGCACGTCAGGCCCTTCTGAAGACAACGATTCGTAA
- a CDS encoding protease complex subunit PrcB family protein, which translates to MAIPRTFIVVLGLAITGCVESAEVDTSTAAEPEVLYFETVGIGQSGRLADTTEVVLRSADEWHVMRDSLRTVEPFRPVDFSQTMLLLAVLPQSSGGYRIQFESVEAVGDQILASYVVYAPAPDCLTLMALTLPYEVVAVRRAAGQVSFRRRVELESCSAD; encoded by the coding sequence ATGGCCATTCCTCGAACCTTCATCGTCGTCCTGGGTCTCGCAATCACCGGCTGTGTCGAGTCGGCCGAGGTGGATACGTCGACGGCGGCAGAACCGGAAGTCTTGTACTTCGAGACCGTCGGCATCGGACAATCGGGTCGCCTTGCAGATACCACGGAGGTCGTCCTGCGGTCGGCCGATGAATGGCATGTCATGCGCGACTCTCTTCGAACCGTGGAACCGTTCCGGCCCGTGGACTTTTCGCAGACGATGCTTCTGCTAGCGGTGCTTCCGCAGTCGTCCGGAGGATACCGTATCCAGTTCGAATCAGTCGAGGCCGTCGGCGATCAGATCCTGGCCTCCTATGTTGTCTACGCGCCCGCGCCAGACTGCCTCACGTTGATGGCACTGACACTGCCTTACGAGGTGGTCGCGGTACGTCGAGCTGCCGGTCAAGTGTCGTTCCGGAGGCGCGTCGAACTCGAGTCTTGTTCGGCGGACTAG
- a CDS encoding ABC transporter ATP-binding protein: MSDEKALIDLRDITKVYQMGTEEVRALGGVNVRIMPNEYVAIMGPSGSGKSTLMNIIGCLDTPTSGEYVLNRRDVSHMSDNELAAIRNREIGFVFQTFNLLPRVNCLQNVELPLIYSGVRRSVRREQAKQALVSVGLGDRMDHKPNELSGGQRQRVAVARALVNNPSLILADEPTGNLDTRTGEEIMELVEDLHRKGNTIIVVTHEEVVARHARRIIRLRDGLVESDELVEAFAT, encoded by the coding sequence ATGAGCGACGAGAAAGCCCTCATCGACCTGCGCGATATCACCAAGGTGTATCAGATGGGCACGGAGGAGGTCCGGGCGCTCGGTGGCGTGAACGTGCGAATCATGCCGAACGAGTACGTCGCAATCATGGGGCCGTCAGGTTCCGGCAAGTCCACGCTCATGAACATCATCGGCTGTCTCGACACACCGACGTCTGGCGAGTACGTACTCAACCGTCGAGACGTGAGCCACATGTCGGACAACGAGCTGGCTGCGATTCGAAACCGGGAGATCGGATTCGTCTTTCAGACTTTCAACCTGCTTCCGCGCGTCAACTGTTTGCAGAATGTGGAACTGCCGTTGATCTACTCGGGGGTCCGGCGCTCAGTTCGAAGAGAACAGGCGAAGCAGGCACTCGTCAGTGTTGGGTTGGGAGATCGGATGGATCACAAGCCCAACGAGTTGTCAGGAGGTCAGCGCCAGAGAGTCGCAGTGGCGCGCGCACTCGTAAACAACCCGTCATTAATACTCGCCGACGAGCCAACCGGTAACCTGGACACGCGCACCGGTGAAGAGATCATGGAACTGGTCGAAGATCTACACCGGAAGGGCAACACGATCATTGTGGTCACACACGAGGAGGTCGTGGCGAGACACGCACGACGCATCATCCGGTTGCGTGACGGGCTTGTTGAATCAGATGAGTTGGTCGAGGCGTTCGCAACCTGA